A genomic region of Dunckerocampus dactyliophorus isolate RoL2022-P2 chromosome 10, RoL_Ddac_1.1, whole genome shotgun sequence contains the following coding sequences:
- the bsg gene encoding basigin isoform X1 gives MKLLWAVGVLMLSCWRANAATAGFIKSPLSVTKLVDDSAELHCEVIGSPIPEVQWWFIEGQEPNETVTQLFDGARGDRVQINATYIAHATSTIHLTGLALDDSGTYECRASNDPDRNELRKTPKIKWIRSQANIIVIETPTIITDPTEVNNQTSATLRCNLTDTTLVVKGSHWTHNGKVIENSESTTADHYTVLHLEKITHSSGGKYECVFLSDPVVQQTIEVKTIPHVAAYKHSEHGNERDKGVMVCVSHSYPLPTDWNWFKEQDGGQMPIINGTNDKYEIKSTPNKTTLTISDLSIEDDVGDYTCAGTNDIGTSTDKIHLRVRSRLAALWPFLGIVAEVIILVTIILIYEKRRKPDEITDDDDSGSAPLKSNSTANHKDKNVRQRNSN, from the exons ATGAAGTTATTATGGGCTGTCGGTGTACTTATGTTGAGCTGTTGGCGAGCGAACGCGGCCACAG CCGGCTTCATCAAGTCTCCCCTCTCCGTCACGAAGCTGGTGGACGACAGCGCCGAGCTGCATTGTGAGGTGATAGGGAGCCCCATCCCTGAGGTGCAGTGGTGGTTCATAGAGGGCCAGGAGCCCAACGAAACCGTCACACAGCTCTTTGACGGCGCACGGGGCGACCGCGTGCAGATAAACGCCACGTATATAGCGCACGCCACCAGTACCATTCACCTCACGGGCCTCGCCCTCGACGACTCTGGCACATATGAGTGCCGCGCCTCCAACGACCCCGACCGCAATGAGCTGAGGAAGACACCAAAAATCAAGTGGATCCGTTCGCAAGCAAACATTATTGTGATCGAAA CCCCAACTATCATCACTGATCCCACTGAGGTCAACAACCAGACCTCAGCCACCCTCAGGTGCAATTTGACCGATACCACTCTTGTCGTCAAGGGCTCACACTGGACCCACAATGGAAAAGTCATTGAGAATTCCGAGTCCACAACCGCCGATCACTACACAGTCCTCCA TTTGGAGAAGATCACCCACAGCTCTGGTGGAAAATATGAATGTGTCTTCCTGAGCGACCCAGTGGTGCAGCAGACAATTGAAGTCAAAA CCATCCCCCACGTTGCGGCCTACAAGCACTCTGAGCATGGAAACGAGCGGGACAAAGGTGTAATGGTGTGTGTGAGCCACAGCTACCCACTACCCACTGACTGGAACTGGTTCAAGGAGCAAGATGGCGGCCAAATG CCCATTATCAACGGCACTAATGACAAGTATGAGATTAAGAGCACCCCCAACAAGACCACCCTGACCATCAGTGACCTGAGCATCGAGGACGACGTGGGTGATTACACCTGCGCCGGCACCAACGATATTGGCACCAGCACCGATAAGATCCACCTGCGGGTGCGCAGCCGCCTCGCTGCTCTCTGGCCCTTCCTTGGCATCGTGGCTGAGGTCATCATCCTGGTCACAATCATCCTCATCTACGAGAAGAGGAGAAAGCCTGATGAGATTACAGACG ATGACGACTCAGGCTCTGCTCCTTT gaAGAGCAACTCTACTGCCAACCACAAAGACAAGAACGTGAGGCAAAGGAATTCCAACTAG
- the LOC129189318 gene encoding E3 ubiquitin-protein ligase RNF126-like has product MAEAHPWPSRFFCHRCSAEISPRLPEYTCPRCESGFIEELLEERSADNGSLSTISSGTQNQQPFENADQHLFTFPSGYGQFSLSVFDDPFDFGTGLREEENRDAENRRERENASRQRYSARQPRSRHGSRRQTGRHEGVPTLEGIIQQLVNGIIAPTAMPNIGVGPWGVLHSNPMDYAWGANGLDAIITQLLNQFENTGPPPADRDKIKNLPSVHITEDHVASGLECPVCKDDYSVGENVRQLPCNHMFHNDCIVPWLEQHDTCPVCRKSLSGQNTATNPPELSGMNFTSSSSSTSSSSSSTPQSSSSTSNENSTGNS; this is encoded by the exons ATGGCTGAAGCACATCCATGGCCTAGCCGGTTCTTCTGTCACAGATGCTCCGCAGAGATTAGCCCTCGCCTTCCC GAGTACACGTGTCCAAGATGTGAGTCAGGATTTATTGAGGAGCTGCTGGAAGAAAGAAG TGCTGACAATGGCTCCCTGTCTACCATCTCCAGCGGAACACAAAACCAGCAACCATTTGAG AACGCAGACCAGCACTTGTTTACATTCCCTTCGGGCTACGGCCAGTTCTCGCTGAGTGTCTTTGACGACCCCTTCGATTTTGGCACCGGACTCCGAGAGGAAGAGAACCGGGATGCCGAAAACCGCCGTGAAAGGGAGAACGCTTCACGGCAGCGATACAGCGCAAGGCAACCGAGAAGTCGTCACGGTTCAAGGCGGCAAACAGGCAGGCATGAGGGAGTTCCCACTTTGGAGGG AATCATTCAGCAGCTAGTGAATGGAATCATTGCACCTACTGCAATGCCAAATATTGGTGTTGGACCCTG gGGCGTTCTTCATTCAAATCCTATGGATTATGCATGGGGGGCTAATGGATTAGATGCTATTATAACACAg TTATTAAACCAATTTGAGAACACGGGGCCTCCGCCTGCTGATagagataaaataaaaaacctgCCTTCAGTCCACATTACGGAGGACCACGTGG CTTCAGGACTGGAATGTCCCGTGTGCAAAGACGATTACAGTGTGGGAGAAAATGTGAGGCAGCTCCCTTGCAATCACATGTTCCACAACGATTGCATTGTACCCTGGTTGGAGCAG CATGACACATGTCCAGTGTGCAGGAAAAGCTTGAGCGGACAGAACACGGCCACCAACCCTCCAGAACTATCAGGGATGAACTttacctcctcctcttcttccacctcctcgtcatcctcctcCACTCCGCAATCCTCCAGCTCAACCAGTAACGAGAACTCCACAGGCAACTCGTAG
- the bsg gene encoding basigin isoform X2 — protein MKLLWAVGVLMLSCWRANAATAPTIITDPTEVNNQTSATLRCNLTDTTLVVKGSHWTHNGKVIENSESTTADHYTVLHLEKITHSSGGKYECVFLSDPVVQQTIEVKTIPHVAAYKHSEHGNERDKGVMVCVSHSYPLPTDWNWFKEQDGGQMPIINGTNDKYEIKSTPNKTTLTISDLSIEDDVGDYTCAGTNDIGTSTDKIHLRVRSRLAALWPFLGIVAEVIILVTIILIYEKRRKPDEITDDDDSGSAPLKSNSTANHKDKNVRQRNSN, from the exons ATGAAGTTATTATGGGCTGTCGGTGTACTTATGTTGAGCTGTTGGCGAGCGAACGCGGCCACAG CCCCAACTATCATCACTGATCCCACTGAGGTCAACAACCAGACCTCAGCCACCCTCAGGTGCAATTTGACCGATACCACTCTTGTCGTCAAGGGCTCACACTGGACCCACAATGGAAAAGTCATTGAGAATTCCGAGTCCACAACCGCCGATCACTACACAGTCCTCCA TTTGGAGAAGATCACCCACAGCTCTGGTGGAAAATATGAATGTGTCTTCCTGAGCGACCCAGTGGTGCAGCAGACAATTGAAGTCAAAA CCATCCCCCACGTTGCGGCCTACAAGCACTCTGAGCATGGAAACGAGCGGGACAAAGGTGTAATGGTGTGTGTGAGCCACAGCTACCCACTACCCACTGACTGGAACTGGTTCAAGGAGCAAGATGGCGGCCAAATG CCCATTATCAACGGCACTAATGACAAGTATGAGATTAAGAGCACCCCCAACAAGACCACCCTGACCATCAGTGACCTGAGCATCGAGGACGACGTGGGTGATTACACCTGCGCCGGCACCAACGATATTGGCACCAGCACCGATAAGATCCACCTGCGGGTGCGCAGCCGCCTCGCTGCTCTCTGGCCCTTCCTTGGCATCGTGGCTGAGGTCATCATCCTGGTCACAATCATCCTCATCTACGAGAAGAGGAGAAAGCCTGATGAGATTACAGACG ATGACGACTCAGGCTCTGCTCCTTT gaAGAGCAACTCTACTGCCAACCACAAAGACAAGAACGTGAGGCAAAGGAATTCCAACTAG